One window of the Dreissena polymorpha isolate Duluth1 chromosome 5, UMN_Dpol_1.0, whole genome shotgun sequence genome contains the following:
- the LOC127830958 gene encoding uncharacterized protein LOC127830958 has translation MTTSPFPNYWTLFVALCVLTMLGLCTSAPLDTFYSLEDTAALATPQRAQLLKDLREALAITEEKQYVKSFEDSDAENGIVRVLPQKRFSPFRTQTRGGGVALCLWKVCPAAPWLVARRR, from the exons ATGACGACCTCCCCCTTTCCCAACTACTGGACGCTGTTTGTGGCCTTGTGCGTGCTCACGATGCTGGGACTGTGTACCTCCGCGCCCCTCGACACATTTTACTCACTGGAAGACACCGCAGCCCTCGCTACACCACAG CGAGCACAGCTACTCAAAGATCTCCGAGAGGCACTTGCAATTACGGAGGAGAAACAGTACGTCAAGTCGTTCGAGGACTCAGACGCTGAAAACGGCATCGTGCGCGTTTTGCCTCAGAAGAGATTCAGTCCATTCAGAACGCAGACACGTGGAG gtGGTGTTGCCCTCTGTCTATGGAAGGTGTGTCCGGCCGCGCCCTGGCTGGTTGCCCGCCGGCGCTAG